A stretch of Longimicrobium sp. DNA encodes these proteins:
- a CDS encoding ROK family protein has product MTPGTAEKKWIVGVDLGGTNIVVGLVPIEGGEVLGFRTVPTESVRGAKFVVDRIVSLVEAAITEVTSAQGTSRAAVAGVGIGSPGPLDRKTGTVINTPTLGWRNFPLRDLVANQVKLPCALDNDANCATYGEWWLGAGRGVSSLVGLTLGTGIGGGIVLDGQIYHGCSDVAGEIGHMTIDSNGRKCKCGNYGCLEQYASGPAIALRAAEGIEAGAETSLVDMVDGKLEDITAATVYEATVQGDPYAAEVMKDTARFLGAGVASIINILNPEMVVIAGGVTRAGDTLFEPLRAEVRRRAFRSAQECCKIVPAELPGTAGVVGAAAVFKLENYGAV; this is encoded by the coding sequence ATGACGCCCGGAACGGCCGAGAAGAAGTGGATCGTGGGGGTGGACCTCGGGGGCACCAACATCGTCGTGGGGCTGGTGCCCATCGAGGGGGGCGAGGTGCTGGGCTTCCGCACGGTTCCCACCGAGTCGGTGCGCGGCGCCAAGTTCGTCGTGGACCGCATCGTGTCCCTCGTGGAAGCGGCCATCACCGAGGTCACGTCGGCCCAGGGCACGTCGCGGGCGGCGGTGGCGGGGGTGGGCATCGGCTCGCCGGGGCCGCTGGACCGCAAGACGGGCACGGTGATCAACACCCCCACCCTGGGGTGGCGCAACTTTCCCCTGCGCGACCTGGTGGCCAACCAGGTGAAGCTGCCCTGCGCGCTGGACAACGACGCCAACTGCGCCACGTACGGCGAGTGGTGGCTGGGCGCGGGCCGGGGCGTGAGCAGCCTGGTGGGGCTGACGCTGGGCACGGGCATCGGCGGCGGAATCGTGCTCGATGGGCAGATCTACCACGGCTGCAGCGACGTGGCTGGCGAGATCGGGCACATGACCATCGACAGCAACGGCCGAAAGTGCAAGTGCGGCAACTACGGGTGCCTGGAGCAGTACGCCAGCGGCCCGGCCATCGCGCTGCGCGCGGCGGAGGGGATCGAGGCGGGCGCCGAGACCTCGCTGGTGGACATGGTGGATGGAAAGCTCGAGGACATCACCGCCGCCACGGTATACGAAGCCACGGTGCAGGGCGATCCGTACGCGGCCGAGGTGATGAAGGACACCGCGCGGTTCCTGGGTGCCGGGGTGGCGAGCATCATCAACATCCTGAATCCCGAGATGGTGGTGATCGCGGGCGGCGTAACGCGCGCGGGCGACACCCTGTTCGAGCCGCTGCGCGCGGAAGTGCGCCGCCGCGCGTTCCGCAGCGCGCAGGAGTGCTGCAAGATCGTTCCGGCCGAGCTTCCCGGCACCGCCGGAGTGGTGGGCGCCGCGGCGGTGTTCAAGCTGGAGAACTACGGGGCGGTGTAG
- the surE gene encoding 5'/3'-nucleotidase SurE, with the protein MFILCTNDDGYLAPGLGVLSEAAKALGDVHVVAPDREQSAQSHALTMHFPLRAKQVREGVHHVDGTPTDCVAVALGALLERKPDLVLSGINHGPNMGEDVLYSGTVAAAMEATILGIPAVAVSYAGRDATHMQSYGPLLEALLPQLATRGEFPAETLLNVNLPPIDASAVRGVQVTRLARRVYADSLTRAHDPNGREYFWIGGGNVEWSAPEGTDFHAVNEGYVSVTPLHLDLTNHALIQDVAAWNLAV; encoded by the coding sequence ATGTTCATTCTCTGCACCAACGACGACGGATACCTGGCCCCGGGGCTGGGCGTGCTTTCCGAGGCGGCGAAGGCGCTGGGCGACGTGCACGTCGTGGCGCCCGACCGCGAGCAAAGCGCCCAGAGCCACGCGCTGACCATGCACTTTCCCCTGCGCGCCAAGCAGGTGCGCGAGGGAGTCCATCACGTGGACGGCACGCCCACCGACTGCGTCGCCGTCGCCCTCGGCGCGCTGCTGGAGCGCAAGCCCGACCTGGTGCTCAGCGGCATCAACCACGGCCCCAACATGGGCGAAGACGTGCTGTACTCGGGCACCGTCGCCGCGGCCATGGAGGCCACCATCCTGGGCATTCCCGCGGTTGCCGTTTCGTACGCCGGGCGCGACGCCACGCACATGCAGAGCTACGGGCCGCTGCTGGAGGCGCTCCTCCCGCAGCTCGCCACCCGCGGCGAGTTTCCGGCGGAAACGCTGCTGAACGTGAACCTGCCGCCCATCGACGCGTCCGCAGTCCGGGGTGTGCAGGTCACGCGCCTGGCGCGCCGCGTGTACGCCGACTCGCTCACCCGCGCGCACGACCCCAACGGCCGCGAGTACTTCTGGATCGGCGGGGGCAACGTGGAGTGGTCGGCGCCGGAGGGAACGGACTTCCACGCGGTGAACGAGGGATACGTCTCGGTGACGCCGCTGCACCTGGACCTTACCAACCACGCCCTGATCCAGGACGTCGCCGCGTGGAACCTCGCGGTATGA
- a CDS encoding protein-L-isoaspartate(D-aspartate) O-methyltransferase, protein MSDRYTGQRRALIGTMQERGIRDLNVLRAFDEVHRHEFLPESVRHRAYEDAPVPIGYGQTASQPSLQALYMQVLDLRRDDKVLEIGTGCGFQTAVLAKLVDRVYSVERIRELSIRSREKLDQLRISNVALLVGDGTIGWSRYAPFDAILVAAAAPDVPQPLLDQLAPGGRMLIPVGGRDMQQLMLVTREADGFSEREVTACTFVPLLGRFGWMDAPRA, encoded by the coding sequence ATGAGCGATCGCTACACCGGGCAGCGGCGCGCGCTCATCGGCACCATGCAGGAGCGCGGCATCCGCGACCTGAACGTGCTGCGCGCCTTCGACGAGGTGCATCGCCACGAGTTCCTGCCCGAGTCCGTGCGCCACCGCGCGTACGAAGACGCGCCGGTGCCCATCGGCTACGGGCAGACGGCGTCGCAGCCCTCGCTGCAGGCGCTGTACATGCAGGTGCTCGACCTGCGGCGCGACGACAAGGTGCTGGAGATCGGCACGGGGTGCGGCTTTCAGACGGCCGTGCTGGCCAAGCTGGTGGACCGCGTGTACTCGGTGGAGCGCATCCGCGAGCTTTCCATCCGCTCGCGCGAAAAGCTCGACCAGCTCAGGATCAGCAACGTCGCGCTCCTGGTGGGGGACGGCACCATCGGGTGGAGCCGCTACGCGCCCTTCGACGCCATCCTCGTCGCCGCGGCGGCACCGGACGTTCCCCAGCCCCTGCTGGACCAGCTGGCGCCGGGCGGGCGGATGCTGATTCCCGTCGGCGGGCGCGACATGCAGCAGCTGATGCTGGTCACCCGCGAGGCCGACGGCTTCAGCGAGCGCGAGGTGACGGCGTGCACCTTCGTACCGCTCCTGGGCCGCTTCGGGTGGATGGACGCGCCCCGCGCCTGA